A genomic region of bacterium 336/3 contains the following coding sequences:
- a CDS encoding argininosuccinate synthase, which produces MQKEKIILAYSGGLDTTYCAVYLSNIYEVHAVTINTGAFSDKEIEILEERAKTCGVASYVCMDVRKAYYEECIKFLVYGNVLKNGVYPLSVSAERIIQAKSIAEYAKKLNINIIAHGSTGAGNDQVRFDMIFTHVLPQVKIITPIRDNKLSREEEIVFLNSNGIDYAPEKATYSINKGIWGTSVGGKETLNSFQNLPEHAWPTPVTASEPQNINLYFEEGELLKVNDIHFGHPIEAIEYLQNIAQPYGIGRNIHVGDTIIGIKGRVGFEAAAPELIIKSHHLLEKHTLTKWQLFWKDQLANWYGNWLHEGQMLDPTMRDIEAFLKNTQKTVTGSVYITLYPYRYTLNGIESKHDLMSAKFGTYGEMNNAWTGNDVKGFTKIFGNQTSIFHQVNAFTEHEQN; this is translated from the coding sequence ATGCAAAAAGAGAAGATTATATTAGCTTATAGTGGTGGCTTGGATACCACTTATTGTGCTGTTTATCTGAGTAATATATACGAAGTTCATGCCGTTACCATCAATACTGGAGCTTTTTCTGATAAAGAAATAGAAATATTAGAAGAAAGGGCTAAGACTTGTGGAGTCGCTTCTTATGTTTGTATGGATGTTCGTAAAGCATATTATGAAGAGTGTATCAAGTTTCTTGTATATGGCAATGTACTCAAAAATGGTGTTTACCCTCTCAGTGTGAGTGCAGAAAGAATTATTCAGGCGAAAAGTATTGCTGAATATGCAAAAAAACTAAATATCAATATCATTGCTCATGGAAGTACAGGGGCAGGCAACGACCAAGTAAGATTTGACATGATTTTTACGCATGTACTCCCACAAGTAAAAATCATCACGCCTATCAGAGATAATAAACTTAGCAGAGAAGAAGAAATAGTTTTTTTAAATTCCAATGGAATAGATTACGCTCCTGAAAAAGCTACTTATAGCATTAATAAAGGTATTTGGGGAACATCTGTAGGTGGAAAAGAAACCCTTAACTCTTTTCAAAATCTGCCTGAACATGCATGGCCTACCCCTGTTACAGCTTCAGAACCTCAGAATATTAACCTTTATTTTGAAGAAGGTGAGCTTTTAAAAGTAAATGATATTCATTTTGGGCATCCAATAGAAGCTATTGAATATCTACAAAATATCGCCCAGCCATATGGCATTGGTAGGAATATCCATGTGGGTGATACGATTATAGGAATCAAAGGAAGAGTTGGTTTTGAGGCTGCTGCCCCCGAACTGATTATCAAATCTCATCATTTGCTTGAAAAACACACACTTACCAAATGGCAACTTTTTTGGAAAGATCAATTGGCAAACTGGTATGGCAACTGGCTACATGAAGGGCAAATGCTAGACCCTACCATGCGTGATATTGAAGCTTTTCTAAAAAACACTCAAAAAACGGTAACAGGAAGTGTTTATATTACTTTGTACCCATACAGATACACCCTCAATGGCATTGAAAGCAAACACGATTTGATGTCTGCCAAATTTGGTACTTATGGAGAAATGAATAATGCTTGGACAGGCAATGATGTGAAAGGTTTCACCAAAATATTTGGAAATCAGACTTCTATTTTTCATCAGGTAAATGCTTTTACTGAACATGAACAAAATTAG
- a CDS encoding acetylornithine carbamoyltransferase — protein MKQFTSVKDIPDPKGLVQDAIKLKNNHRFSDLGKNKTIGLLFFNPSLRTRMSTQKAAQNLGMNHIVLNVGQDGWALEFEEGAIMNGTTVEHIKDAAPVMGLYCDILAIRCFPNLKNREEDYSEKILQQFIKYCNIPVISLESATLHPLQSLADMITIQEHQKQNAPKIVLTWAPHIKPIPQAVANSFAEWAVGCGHHLTITHPKGYELSEDFTQGATIEHNQEKALENADFVYVKNWSSYQDYGKILDVQENWLLDHQKMSVTHDAKIMHCLPVRRNVELSDELLDSENSLVLKQAENRIYAAQIVLQKILETNF, from the coding sequence ATGAAACAATTTACTTCTGTAAAAGATATTCCTGACCCCAAAGGGTTAGTACAAGACGCAATCAAACTGAAAAATAATCATAGATTTTCTGATTTAGGTAAAAATAAAACGATTGGGCTTCTTTTTTTTAACCCAAGCCTACGAACTCGTATGAGTACCCAAAAAGCTGCTCAAAATTTAGGAATGAACCATATTGTTCTCAATGTTGGGCAAGACGGCTGGGCGTTGGAGTTTGAGGAAGGAGCTATTATGAATGGAACAACTGTAGAGCATATCAAAGATGCTGCCCCTGTGATGGGCTTGTATTGTGATATACTGGCTATCAGATGTTTTCCAAATTTAAAAAATAGAGAAGAAGATTACTCTGAGAAAATTTTACAGCAATTTATCAAATATTGCAATATACCTGTAATCAGCTTAGAGTCAGCAACTTTGCATCCATTACAAAGTCTTGCAGATATGATAACCATTCAGGAGCATCAAAAACAAAATGCTCCCAAAATAGTACTGACATGGGCTCCACATATCAAGCCCATTCCTCAGGCTGTTGCCAATTCGTTTGCAGAATGGGCTGTGGGTTGTGGTCATCACCTAACCATCACACATCCAAAAGGTTATGAACTTTCTGAGGATTTCACACAAGGGGCTACTATTGAGCATAATCAGGAAAAAGCTCTTGAAAATGCAGATTTTGTATATGTGAAAAACTGGTCTTCGTATCAAGACTACGGAAAAATTCTAGATGTCCAAGAAAACTGGCTTTTAGATCATCAGAAAATGAGTGTAACACATGACGCTAAAATTATGCACTGCCTGCCTGTACGCAGAAATGTAGAACTATCTGATGAATTGCTGGATAGCGAAAATTCTTTGGTTCTAAAGCAAGCAGAAAACAGGATTTATGCAGCTCAAATAGTCTTACAAAAAATTTTAGAAACCAATTTTTAG
- a CDS encoding alpha/beta hydrolase encodes MKNRFLAFALILVSLVLKTNAQTSFQVTVKGKGTPILLFAGFGCSGELWNETVAELSKTNECHIFTFAGFGGVPAIETPWFSTIKDEVIQYVKTKKLKKPTLVGHSLGGTLSLWLASLEKEMFKQLILVDALPCSAALMIPNYKGEKIPYDNPRNKMMIEMDKTAFENMNKQMIGFMCKNKEKQPIITNWMNMIDRKTYIYSYVDMLNLDLREDIAKISVPVTILAATSPDLATVQKTYNTQYEKLPSVKIHYAENAAHFVMYDQPEWFMKKLKEIL; translated from the coding sequence ATGAAAAACAGATTTTTGGCTTTCGCTCTCATTTTGGTTTCCCTTGTTCTAAAAACAAATGCTCAAACTTCTTTTCAAGTAACTGTAAAAGGAAAAGGAACCCCCATTTTATTATTTGCAGGTTTTGGTTGTTCTGGCGAACTTTGGAATGAAACTGTTGCCGAACTTTCTAAGACAAACGAATGTCATATTTTTACTTTTGCAGGCTTTGGAGGTGTTCCAGCTATCGAAACACCTTGGTTCTCTACCATTAAAGATGAAGTAATTCAGTATGTGAAAACAAAAAAACTTAAAAAACCTACACTTGTAGGGCATAGCTTAGGTGGAACGCTTAGTTTGTGGCTTGCTTCTTTAGAAAAAGAAATGTTCAAACAATTGATTCTTGTAGATGCTCTGCCTTGTTCAGCAGCCCTGATGATACCCAATTACAAAGGTGAAAAAATACCTTATGATAACCCTCGTAATAAAATGATGATAGAAATGGATAAAACGGCTTTTGAAAACATGAACAAACAAATGATAGGCTTTATGTGTAAAAATAAAGAAAAACAGCCTATAATTACAAACTGGATGAACATGATAGATAGGAAAACATACATTTATAGTTATGTAGATATGTTAAACCTCGATTTGAGAGAAGATATTGCTAAAATATCTGTTCCTGTTACAATACTTGCAGCTACAAGCCCTGATTTGGCAACAGTTCAGAAAACATACAATACTCAATATGAAAAATTACCCTCAGTAAAAATACATTATGCAGAAAATGCAGCACATTTTGTAATGTATGACCAACCTGAATGGTTTATGAAAAAACTGAAAGAAATTTTATAG
- a CDS encoding single-stranded DNA-binding protein encodes MAGVNKVILVGNVGKDPDIITFESGKKATFSLATSEKYRDKEGKSTEKTEWHNIVFWGPVVDVIEKYVKKGKQVYVEGKLSSRSYEKDGQTRYITEVVGQNLTLLGGSMGGGGHTEHHNQSNSTDETPYIPSTIESSPSDDLPF; translated from the coding sequence ATGGCAGGCGTAAACAAAGTAATTTTGGTGGGAAATGTAGGAAAAGACCCAGACATTATCACCTTTGAGAGTGGCAAAAAGGCAACTTTTTCACTAGCAACTTCTGAAAAATACAGAGACAAAGAGGGAAAATCGACAGAAAAAACTGAGTGGCATAATATCGTTTTCTGGGGTCCTGTTGTAGATGTTATTGAGAAATATGTAAAAAAAGGCAAACAAGTATATGTAGAGGGTAAATTATCAAGTCGTTCTTATGAAAAGGATGGACAGACTCGTTATATTACTGAAGTAGTAGGACAAAATCTTACTTTATTAGGAGGTTCTATGGGTGGTGGAGGACATACAGAACACCACAACCAGAGTAATAGTACGGATGAAACGCCCTACATTCCTTCTACCATAGAAAGTAGCCCAAGTGATGATTTACCTTTCTAA
- a CDS encoding A/G-specific adenine glycosylase: protein MLSQQNFSEKIITWYEQHHRDLPWRKTQNPYYIWLSEVILQQTRVKQGLPYYERFVETYPTVADLANAPEDEVFRLWQGLGYYSRAKNMLHTAKIIHQEYQDVFPNTYKELIKLKGIGKYTAAAIASFAFQESVAVLDGNVYRVLARYFGISTDIASPQGAKEFGKLSQELLPEKKSHVYNQAIMEFGAIQCSPQKPDCMYCPLRENCYAYNHHKQQELPIKINKLKIKERFFAYAIFENEERIALKKRTGKDIWQNLYDFHLIELTSLEDLNSFIDTAWANSEITIGKISSIYKHQLTHQKIFIRFFHIQIQNAQLLTSFSQELQFFDKDEAHKLPKPILIANYLLE, encoded by the coding sequence GTGCTTTCACAACAAAATTTTTCAGAAAAAATAATTACTTGGTACGAGCAACATCATAGAGATTTACCTTGGCGAAAGACACAGAATCCTTATTATATATGGCTTTCAGAAGTAATTTTGCAACAGACTCGTGTAAAACAAGGTTTGCCTTATTACGAACGCTTTGTAGAGACTTACCCTACTGTTGCAGATTTGGCAAATGCTCCTGAAGATGAGGTTTTCAGGCTTTGGCAGGGCTTAGGATATTATTCGAGAGCTAAAAATATGCTTCATACAGCTAAAATTATTCATCAAGAATATCAAGATGTATTTCCAAATACTTATAAAGAACTTATAAAACTCAAAGGAATAGGCAAATATACAGCAGCTGCCATTGCGTCTTTTGCTTTTCAAGAGTCTGTGGCTGTTTTGGATGGGAATGTCTATAGGGTTTTAGCTCGTTATTTTGGTATTTCCACTGATATAGCCAGCCCACAAGGAGCAAAAGAATTTGGAAAATTAAGTCAAGAATTACTTCCTGAAAAGAAAAGTCATGTTTATAATCAGGCAATTATGGAATTTGGAGCCATTCAATGTTCTCCTCAGAAGCCAGATTGTATGTATTGTCCTTTGAGGGAGAATTGCTATGCCTACAATCATCATAAACAGCAGGAACTACCCATCAAAATTAACAAACTAAAAATAAAAGAACGTTTTTTTGCTTATGCCATTTTTGAAAATGAAGAGAGAATAGCTCTCAAAAAGCGTACTGGCAAAGATATTTGGCAAAATTTGTATGATTTTCATTTGATAGAACTAACATCTCTTGAAGATTTGAACAGTTTTATAGATACTGCATGGGCAAATTCTGAAATAACTATTGGAAAAATATCCTCCATCTATAAACATCAACTTACTCATCAAAAAATATTTATTCGATTTTTTCATATCCAAATACAAAATGCTCAACTGCTTACTTCTTTTTCTCAAGAATTACAATTTTTTGACAAGGATGAGGCTCATAAGCTTCCAAAGCCAATTTTAATTGCAAATTATTTGTTAGAATAA
- a CDS encoding N-acetyl-gamma-glutamyl-phosphate reductase, whose amino-acid sequence MNKIRIGIVGGAGYTAGELLRVLVFHPFVEIVFVHSKSNAGKFIYEVHDDLLGDTQLSFSSEYHTDIDVVFLCVSHGEAKNIIEVFKHTKIIDLSHDHRLKSSNHQFVYGLPELQKETIKQAQYIANPGCFATAIQLALLPLAEKQLLKTDIQVFCTTGSTGAGQSLSETSHFSWRQNNLSVYKAFTHQHLAEIEQSVQQLQNTFEHEIQIIPQRGAFTRGIMACLTMNLELELEEIQNIYIQKYQDEPFVWVSQKNIHLKQVVNTNKCLLYIEKHENNLMIISIIDNLLKGASGQAVQNMNLMFGLDETTGLKLKSTAF is encoded by the coding sequence ATGAACAAAATTAGAATTGGAATTGTAGGCGGGGCAGGCTATACAGCAGGCGAATTACTGAGAGTATTGGTATTTCACCCTTTTGTAGAAATTGTATTTGTTCACAGTAAAAGCAATGCAGGTAAGTTTATTTATGAAGTTCATGATGATTTATTGGGAGATACCCAGCTCTCGTTTAGTTCAGAATATCATACTGATATTGATGTAGTATTTTTATGTGTATCGCATGGTGAAGCCAAAAATATCATAGAGGTTTTTAAACACACAAAAATCATTGATTTAAGCCACGACCACAGGCTAAAATCGTCAAATCATCAATTTGTGTATGGTTTACCTGAACTCCAAAAAGAGACTATCAAACAGGCTCAGTATATTGCAAATCCTGGTTGTTTTGCTACTGCCATTCAGTTGGCTCTTTTACCTTTGGCAGAAAAACAGCTTTTAAAAACTGATATTCAGGTATTTTGCACAACTGGCTCAACAGGGGCAGGACAATCACTGTCAGAAACCTCTCATTTTAGCTGGAGACAAAACAATCTATCTGTTTATAAGGCTTTTACACACCAGCATTTAGCAGAAATTGAGCAGAGTGTACAACAGTTACAAAATACATTTGAGCATGAAATTCAGATAATACCTCAAAGAGGAGCTTTTACAAGAGGAATTATGGCTTGTCTGACAATGAATTTAGAACTTGAGCTTGAAGAAATTCAAAACATCTATATACAAAAATATCAAGATGAACCTTTTGTGTGGGTATCTCAAAAAAATATACATCTCAAGCAGGTTGTCAATACCAACAAATGCTTGTTGTATATAGAAAAACACGAAAACAACTTAATGATTATCAGCATTATAGACAATTTATTAAAGGGAGCATCTGGGCAAGCAGTACAAAACATGAATCTGATGTTTGGCTTAGATGAAACCACAGGTTTAAAATTAAAATCAACAGCTTTTTAA
- a CDS encoding NADH dehydrogenase (Catalyzes the transfer of electrons from NADH to quinone), translating into MNNQTNSHNLLTSEPNKYSLENLKSEEMIINLGPQHPSTHGVLRLEVITDGEIVVDVVPHIGYLHRCFEKHAESLPYNQILPYVDRMDYIAAMNSEHAFAMGVERMLGIEKEIPKRVEYIRVLVAELNRLASHFVALGAYAIDIGAFTPFLWMMRDREHILRLLEWTCGARMLYNYIWVGGLFYDIPIGFEDRCKEFVEYVIPKLRETEQLVLENKIFTQRTANIGILPMEVAINYGVTGPMLRASGLKYDLRRVDGYSVYPELDFDIPIGKGEIGTLGDCWDRTWVRMQECYESIKIIHQCIEKLQKEHKRDIEFDPQAVVPKKIRPQAMDFYIRAENPKGELGFFFRADGKSDIPFRCKARSASFCNLSVLSALSKGIMLADLIAIVGSLDLVLGEVDR; encoded by the coding sequence ATGAATAACCAAACAAATTCTCATAATCTACTTACTTCAGAACCTAATAAATATTCACTTGAAAATCTTAAAAGTGAAGAAATGATCATCAATTTGGGGCCTCAACACCCCTCTACACATGGTGTTTTAAGATTGGAAGTAATTACAGATGGAGAGATTGTGGTAGATGTTGTACCTCATATTGGTTATTTACACAGATGTTTTGAAAAACACGCAGAGTCGTTGCCATATAATCAGATTTTACCTTATGTGGATAGAATGGATTATATAGCTGCTATGAATTCTGAGCATGCTTTTGCCATGGGTGTTGAAAGAATGTTAGGTATTGAAAAAGAGATTCCTAAAAGAGTTGAATATATCAGAGTTTTAGTAGCTGAACTCAATAGATTAGCTTCTCATTTTGTAGCTTTGGGTGCTTATGCCATTGATATTGGAGCATTTACACCATTTTTATGGATGATGCGGGATAGAGAGCATATTTTAAGACTTCTGGAGTGGACTTGTGGAGCAAGAATGCTCTATAATTATATTTGGGTTGGTGGGCTTTTTTACGATATACCTATTGGTTTTGAAGACCGTTGTAAAGAATTTGTAGAGTATGTCATTCCTAAACTTAGAGAAACAGAACAGTTAGTTTTAGAAAATAAGATTTTTACACAACGTACTGCTAATATAGGCATATTGCCTATGGAAGTAGCTATTAATTATGGAGTAACAGGTCCTATGCTCAGAGCTTCTGGCTTAAAATACGACTTGAGAAGAGTGGATGGCTATTCTGTTTATCCAGAGTTAGATTTTGATATTCCTATTGGTAAAGGAGAAATAGGCACTTTGGGCGATTGTTGGGATAGAACATGGGTTCGGATGCAAGAATGTTACGAATCCATCAAAATCATTCATCAGTGTATAGAAAAACTACAAAAAGAACATAAAAGAGATATAGAGTTTGATCCACAGGCAGTTGTTCCAAAAAAAATACGCCCACAAGCAATGGATTTCTATATCCGAGCTGAAAATCCCAAAGGTGAATTAGGCTTCTTTTTTAGGGCTGATGGCAAATCGGATATTCCTTTTCGTTGTAAAGCCAGAAGTGCTTCTTTTTGTAATTTATCCGTTTTATCTGCTCTGAGTAAAGGAATTATGTTAGCAGATTTAATTGCTATTGTAGGTTCTTTGGATTTGGTATTAGGTGAAGTAGATAGATAA
- a CDS encoding acetyltransferase, translating into MFIIQVANSSHLDFAERICQEIENSAKIRGTGIAKRSPDYIQQKMLEGKAVIALTEDNQWAGFCYIETWQNEEYVANSGLIVNPAYRQHGLARRIKFQIFELSRSKYPHAKIFGLTTGLAVMKINSELGYEPVTYSELTHDEKFWNGCKSCVNYEILKSKDFKNCLCTAMLYDAQEKLKQQENAKREDYISL; encoded by the coding sequence ATGTTTATAATTCAGGTCGCAAATAGTAGTCATCTAGATTTTGCTGAAAGAATTTGTCAAGAAATTGAAAATTCAGCAAAAATCAGGGGAACAGGTATTGCCAAGCGTTCTCCCGATTACATCCAACAAAAAATGTTGGAAGGTAAGGCTGTGATTGCCCTTACCGAAGACAACCAATGGGCAGGGTTTTGTTATATCGAAACATGGCAAAATGAAGAGTATGTAGCCAATTCTGGTCTAATTGTAAACCCTGCTTACCGACAACATGGGCTTGCCCGAAGGATTAAGTTTCAAATTTTTGAACTCTCTCGTAGCAAATACCCACATGCTAAAATTTTTGGACTTACCACAGGACTCGCTGTGATGAAAATAAATTCGGAGCTTGGTTATGAGCCTGTTACCTACTCAGAACTCACTCATGACGAGAAGTTTTGGAACGGTTGTAAAAGCTGTGTGAATTATGAGATTCTAAAAAGTAAAGATTTTAAAAATTGCCTCTGCACAGCCATGTTATATGATGCTCAAGAAAAATTAAAACAACAAGAAAATGCAAAAAGAGAAGATTATATTAGCTTATAG
- a CDS encoding acetylornithine aminotransferase: MQMFDVYHLFDIDITKASGSTLWDSKGKEYLDLYGGHAVISVGHSHPEYVQAITKQLQSVSFYSNSIYIKQQEELAQKLGRLSGYNDYQLFLCNSGAEANENAFKLASFHTGKKKVIAFTKSFHGRTSLAVAATDNPQIVAPINQNEHIIFLPLNDIFSFDHAFSDDVACVIIEGIQGVAGVYAPTIPFLQHIEKACKAKNIPLILDEVQSGYGRTGKFFAHQRAGIKPDIITIAKGMGNGFPVAGVMIAPHIKAKKEMLGTTFGGNYLACAAAIAVLDIIEKENLIANAQEKGKYLVSKLQDISKVKEIRGLGLMIGIELYEPCAEVRRALLEKHHIFVGSSSNKNTIRILPSLAITEIQINQFIDAFKSVIT, from the coding sequence ATGCAAATGTTTGATGTTTATCATCTTTTTGACATAGACATTACAAAAGCCTCAGGTTCTACACTTTGGGACAGCAAGGGGAAAGAATATCTGGATTTATATGGAGGACATGCCGTTATTTCTGTGGGACATAGCCACCCAGAGTATGTTCAGGCTATTACGAAACAGTTACAAAGTGTTAGTTTTTATTCTAACTCTATCTATATCAAGCAACAAGAAGAACTTGCTCAAAAATTAGGAAGACTTTCTGGCTACAACGATTACCAACTGTTTTTGTGTAATTCTGGTGCAGAAGCCAATGAAAATGCTTTCAAATTGGCTTCATTCCACACAGGCAAAAAGAAAGTAATTGCCTTTACAAAAAGTTTTCATGGGCGTACTTCACTGGCAGTAGCTGCTACTGATAACCCTCAAATTGTAGCTCCTATCAATCAGAATGAGCATATTATATTTTTACCTTTGAATGACATTTTCTCTTTTGATCATGCTTTTTCGGACGATGTGGCTTGTGTAATCATTGAAGGCATACAAGGTGTTGCAGGTGTTTATGCTCCTACTATTCCTTTTTTGCAACACATCGAAAAAGCTTGTAAAGCCAAAAATATTCCTCTGATTTTGGATGAAGTACAATCTGGTTATGGGCGTACAGGTAAGTTTTTTGCCCATCAAAGAGCTGGTATCAAACCTGATATCATCACGATTGCTAAAGGTATGGGCAATGGATTTCCTGTGGCAGGTGTGATGATAGCTCCACATATCAAAGCCAAAAAAGAAATGTTAGGAACTACTTTTGGTGGCAATTATTTGGCTTGTGCTGCTGCCATTGCTGTTTTGGATATTATTGAAAAAGAAAATCTGATTGCCAACGCCCAAGAAAAAGGGAAATATTTAGTTTCCAAACTACAAGATATTTCTAAAGTAAAAGAAATCAGGGGTTTGGGTTTGATGATAGGAATTGAATTATATGAGCCTTGTGCTGAAGTCCGAAGGGCATTGCTTGAAAAACACCATATTTTTGTGGGTTCTTCAAGCAATAAGAATACGATTCGTATTTTGCCTTCTTTGGCTATCACCGAAATTCAAATCAATCAATTTATTGACGCATTCAAATCTGTTATTACTTAA
- a CDS encoding deoxyribodipyrimidine photolyase: MTTKQPIHIFWFRRDLRLHDNIGLFNALTSTNPVLPIFIFDKNILDALEDKEDRRIAFIHQALIEIQKDLLPLGSSLEVFYSTPLEAFKTLIEKYHIKAVFTNHDYEPYAKQRDTEIQNFLDSKGIIFQTFKDQCIFEKQEVLSNTGTPYTVFTPYSKKWKSLVTSHHVQSYDVESNFGNFFKTEELSIPSITEMGFKSLKQDFPSKIVREEILQNYAEKRNFPAIEGTSRLSVHLRFGTISIRELARKAQSLNESFLNELIWRDFYMMILWNFPHAATNAFRAEYENIEWRNNKEEFEKWCNGQTGYPIVDAGMRELNETGFMHNRVRMIVASFLTKHLLIDWRWGETYFAKKLLDFDLSANNGGWQWASSSGCDAAPYFRIFNPTEQTKKFDPQLTYIKRWVKELSDFSYPKPIVEHTFARQRALDTYKKGLEKSKN; encoded by the coding sequence ATGACAACAAAACAACCTATCCATATTTTTTGGTTTCGCAGAGATTTACGTTTACATGACAATATTGGTTTGTTTAATGCCTTGACAAGTACAAATCCAGTTTTACCCATTTTTATTTTTGATAAAAATATTCTTGATGCCTTAGAAGACAAAGAAGATAGACGCATTGCTTTCATTCATCAGGCTTTGATAGAAATACAAAAAGACTTATTGCCTTTGGGAAGCTCTTTAGAGGTATTTTATAGTACACCTTTAGAAGCATTTAAAACTCTAATAGAAAAATATCACATCAAAGCTGTTTTCACAAACCACGATTACGAGCCTTATGCCAAACAACGAGATACAGAAATTCAAAACTTTTTAGATTCAAAAGGAATTATATTTCAAACATTTAAAGATCAGTGCATTTTTGAAAAACAAGAAGTTTTGAGTAATACAGGTACTCCTTACACAGTTTTTACGCCTTATAGCAAAAAATGGAAGAGCTTGGTTACTTCTCACCATGTTCAGTCTTATGATGTAGAAAGTAATTTTGGAAATTTTTTCAAAACTGAAGAACTTTCTATACCCAGTATAACCGAAATGGGTTTTAAATCACTCAAACAAGATTTTCCAAGTAAAATAGTTCGAGAAGAAATTTTACAGAATTATGCTGAAAAAAGGAACTTCCCTGCCATTGAAGGTACATCGAGATTGAGTGTACATCTCCGTTTTGGGACAATCAGTATCAGAGAATTGGCTCGAAAAGCTCAAAGCCTGAATGAATCGTTTCTAAATGAACTGATTTGGCGAGATTTTTATATGATGATTTTGTGGAATTTTCCTCATGCTGCCACCAATGCCTTCAGGGCTGAATATGAAAATATTGAATGGCGAAATAACAAAGAAGAATTTGAAAAATGGTGCAACGGACAAACAGGCTACCCTATTGTAGATGCAGGTATGCGAGAACTCAACGAAACAGGTTTCATGCACAATCGTGTACGTATGATTGTAGCCAGCTTCCTGACTAAGCATTTACTCATTGATTGGCGTTGGGGTGAAACTTATTTTGCTAAAAAACTCCTTGATTTTGATTTGTCTGCCAACAATGGTGGCTGGCAGTGGGCAAGTAGCTCTGGCTGTGATGCAGCTCCTTATTTCAGAATATTTAACCCTACTGAACAAACCAAAAAATTTGACCCTCAGCTTACTTATATCAAGCGTTGGGTCAAAGAATTGAGTGATTTTTCATACCCAAAACCCATTGTAGAGCATACTTTTGCAAGACAAAGAGCATTGGATACTTATAAAAAAGGTTTGGAGAAAAGTAAGAATTAA
- a CDS encoding RNA polymerase subunit sigma, with product MNKQELFNEIFNQHYSKVFRLCKGYMNGNEELASDITQDVFIKVWEYLDSFRGEANVSTWIYRISVNTCLLHLRKQSTKKEVKTEKMPHIAHEAYSSEEEEKLQQMYVCIHKLQEKEKAIILMVLEGVEYSQIADIMGITEENLRVKIHRIKNTLTNCVHGNV from the coding sequence GTGAATAAACAAGAACTTTTTAACGAAATATTCAACCAACATTATTCAAAAGTCTTTCGGTTATGTAAGGGCTATATGAATGGTAATGAAGAACTTGCTTCGGATATTACACAAGATGTATTTATCAAAGTTTGGGAATATTTGGACTCTTTTCGAGGTGAAGCAAATGTGAGTACTTGGATATACCGAATATCAGTAAATACTTGTTTGCTTCATCTGCGAAAACAATCTACCAAAAAAGAAGTAAAAACCGAAAAAATGCCTCATATAGCTCATGAAGCATACTCTTCGGAAGAGGAAGAAAAATTACAACAGATGTATGTTTGTATCCATAAACTTCAAGAAAAAGAAAAAGCCATTATTTTAATGGTTTTAGAAGGAGTAGAATATTCTCAAATTGCTGATATTATGGGTATTACAGAAGAAAATCTTCGTGTAAAAATTCATAGAATTAAGAACACTTTAACAAATTGTGTACATGGAAACGTTTGA